A stretch of the Xyrauchen texanus isolate HMW12.3.18 chromosome 20, RBS_HiC_50CHRs, whole genome shotgun sequence genome encodes the following:
- the LOC127661095 gene encoding dual specificity protein phosphatase 13-like, translating into MTDQKNKHGLMAIKELENILDTCKLDLTPVDEVWPNLYIGNVAIAQNRNALKKMGITHVLNAAHSKQGSIGDQSYYDNAIVYYGIPADDSSSFDLSVHFKMASDFIHKALRKKNGKVLVHCIMGMSRSATLVLAYLMLRQRLTLCTAIQTVVLRRAIYPNRNFLSLLLDLEIQLQRKRMLCPIL; encoded by the exons ATGACAGATCAGAAAAATAAACACGGACTAATGGCTATTAAAGAGTTAGAGAACATTCTGGACACATGTAAACTTGACCTAACTCCAGTGGACGAGGTCTGGCCGAACCTGTACATCGGAAACGT GGCCATCGCTCAAAATAGAAATGCTTTAAAGAAAATGGGCATCACTCATGTCTTAAATGCTGCCCACTCGAAGCAAGGCAGTATTGGGGATCAGAGCTATTACGACAATGCAATTGTATATTATGGTATCCCAGCAGACGACTCTTCATCATTTGACCTCAGTGTGCACTTTAAAATGGCTTCTGATTTCATACACAAAGCCCTGAGGAAGAAGAATG GAAAGGTGCTGGTTCATTGCATCATGGGAATGAGTCGGTCTGCCACTCTTGTTCTAGCATACCTCATGCTGCGTCAGCGCCTTACTCTCTGCACTGCCATCCAAACGGTTGTACTACGACGAGCAATCTATCCTAACAGGAATTTTTTGAGCCTTCTCCTGGATTTGGAAATTCAGTTGCAGAGAAAACGAATGTTGTGTCCCATTCTCTGA
- the si:ch211-223p8.8 gene encoding LOW QUALITY PROTEIN: dual specificity protein phosphatase 13A family protein (The sequence of the model RefSeq protein was modified relative to this genomic sequence to represent the inferred CDS: inserted 2 bases in 1 codon; substituted 1 base at 1 genomic stop codon), whose amino-acid sequence MERGDYDQKLTSNILCETTSVEQLEDILHGGQLSCNNFDEVWPNLFLGDMYMSHGRYGLWKLGITXVLNAAHGKMCCKGSDEFYGKLFYASEHYIHEALCTTEYLFSSGKVFVLCAVGVSHSFALVLAYLIIYCNYSLVDAILKVKERRWIFPNXGFLKQLITLNSELQVKG is encoded by the exons ATGGAGAGAGGTGATTATGATCAAAAATTGACCAGCAACATTTTGTGTGAAACTACCTCAGTTGAACAGTTGGAGGATATATTGCATGGAGGTCAGCTGTCCTGTAACAATTTTGATGAAGTGTGGCCTAACTTGTTTCTGGGGGACAT GTACATGTCTCATGGCAGGTATGGCCTATGGAAACTGGGTATCAC CGTGTTAAATGCTgcacatggtaaaatgtgttgcAAAGGAAGTGATGAATTTTATGGGAAACTGTTCTACGCTTCAGAACACTACATTCATGAAGCGCTCTGTACAACGGAG TATCTCTTTTCGTCAGGTAAAGTGTTTGTGCTTTGTGCTGTGGGAGTGAGCCATTCATTTGCTCTGGTCTTagcttatttaattatatattgcaATTACTCTTTGGTGGATGCCATTCTAAAAGTGAAAGAGAGAAGATGGATTTTTCCAAACTGAGGATTTCTGAAGCAGTTGATTACACTCAACAGTGAACTACAAGTCAAAGGCTAA